In Dolichospermum flos-aquae CCAP 1403/13F, the following proteins share a genomic window:
- a CDS encoding DUF4112 domain-containing protein, translating into MPNSSEQFSITPDAYAPRLKRLRQFSKVLDNIITVPGTQVAIGLDPIIGLLPIGGDALGLILSFYIIIEAAQLGVPTATLGRMVMNVIVDSLFGAIPMLGDLFDFAWKANNYNIILLEESLKSPQQNQKADKSFILIFTVGLFLLAIVLISIPVILLRILWQVFTGN; encoded by the coding sequence ATGCCTAATTCTTCCGAACAGTTTTCAATTACACCTGATGCTTATGCACCTAGATTAAAGCGTCTACGTCAATTTAGTAAGGTATTAGATAATATAATTACCGTTCCCGGAACACAAGTAGCAATTGGTTTAGATCCTATTATTGGATTACTTCCCATAGGAGGTGATGCTTTAGGACTCATACTTTCCTTTTATATTATCATTGAAGCTGCACAATTAGGCGTACCTACAGCCACATTAGGCAGGATGGTAATGAATGTAATTGTTGATTCCTTATTTGGGGCTATTCCCATGTTAGGAGACTTGTTTGATTTTGCGTGGAAAGCTAATAATTACAATATTATTTTATTGGAAGAATCTTTAAAATCTCCTCAGCAAAATCAAAAAGCAGATAAATCATTTATCCTAATTTTTACTGTGGGTTTATTTTTACTGGCTATTGTCTTAATATCCATCCCTGTGATATTACTAAGAATATTATGGCAAGTCTTCACTGGTAATTAA
- a CDS encoding alpha/beta fold hydrolase, which yields MKDWWQDNFPQGRQYLVIPDAQGYPIQIAYGEKGRGKPLILLHGLGSWSYNWRHSIEPLSQHFRVICCDFKGFGFSEKPVSRREENGHQIIELKRIIQALCDEPPIIVAESIGALISLGLAGKNPDLIGRLVVINAPIFTESLPHWSMGLLAQTPIEIIHAVDNLRLAYWFAPLVRKVMGTERRKVLYDPSLLTEEDIYWITYPFIEIPGTLVKVAEDLQIAAQEIENLRTNQPSMLSNIQKNLKNIECPTLVLWGDQDSWFPASHGEKLHQHLPNSRLQILQNCYHDASTGSSTVVNAAILEFLKDTNFF from the coding sequence ATGAAAGATTGGTGGCAAGATAATTTTCCTCAAGGACGGCAATATCTCGTTATTCCTGATGCTCAAGGTTATCCAATTCAAATAGCTTATGGTGAAAAAGGTCGAGGTAAACCGCTAATTCTATTACATGGTTTAGGCAGTTGGAGTTATAATTGGCGACATAGTATTGAACCATTATCTCAACATTTTCGGGTAATTTGTTGTGATTTTAAAGGTTTTGGTTTTTCCGAAAAACCTGTATCTCGTCGAGAAGAAAATGGACATCAAATTATTGAATTAAAACGCATTATTCAAGCTTTATGTGATGAACCACCCATAATAGTAGCAGAATCTATAGGAGCATTAATTTCTTTAGGATTAGCTGGTAAAAATCCTGATTTAATCGGACGTTTAGTAGTAATTAATGCCCCTATTTTTACAGAAAGCTTACCTCATTGGTCTATGGGTTTACTGGCACAAACACCAATAGAGATTATCCATGCAGTTGATAATTTACGTCTCGCATATTGGTTTGCACCTTTAGTTAGAAAAGTTATGGGAACAGAAAGACGGAAGGTATTGTATGATCCTTCCCTGTTAACAGAGGAAGATATTTACTGGATTACTTACCCATTTATTGAAATTCCGGGAACTTTGGTAAAAGTTGCGGAAGATCTACAAATTGCTGCTCAAGAAATTGAGAATTTGCGAACGAATCAGCCAAGTATGTTGAGTAATATTCAAAAAAATCTCAAAAATATTGAATGTCCAACTTTGGTATTATGGGGAGATCAAGATAGTTGGTTTCCTGCTAGTCATGGGGAAAAACTACATCAACATCTTCCCAATTCTCGGTTACAAATTTTGCAAAATTGCTATCATGATGCCTCAACTGGTTCTTCTACTGTTGTGAATGCCGCAATTTTGGAGTTTTTAAAAGATACCAATTTCTTTTAA
- a CDS encoding transposase produces MPYNSNIHHRRSIRLKVYDYTQQGAYFVTICTHQRNCLFGEIVDGEIKLNTNGEIARGSWLSIPRYFKNVELDEFVIMPNHLHGIIIIESSEVAGEALANQDFSQSFSEVVGEALANQDFSQLFSEVAGEALANQDFSQQQNLSSQCFAPTVYTGETIKINGTKPQSLAAITQNYKSVSTRQINRMNKAKGNVIWQRNYYEHIIHNEEALNNIREYIVNNPINWVKDQENPANFQTMQLLSNKNPIRFI; encoded by the coding sequence ATGCCCTACAATTCCAATATTCACCACCGCCGTTCCATCCGATTAAAAGTATACGACTATACTCAACAGGGAGCATATTTTGTCACCATTTGCACCCATCAACGTAATTGTTTATTTGGTGAAATTGTAGATGGTGAAATAAAATTAAATACAAATGGCGAGATAGCAAGGGGTTCTTGGTTATCTATTCCTCGATATTTTAAAAATGTCGAGTTAGATGAATTTGTGATCATGCCCAATCATTTACATGGGATTATTATCATTGAGAGTTCTGAGGTGGCGGGTGAAGCATTGGCAAATCAAGATTTTTCACAATCGTTTTCTGAGGTGGTGGGCGAAGCATTGGCAAATCAAGATTTTTCACAATTGTTTTCTGAGGTGGCGGGCGAAGCATTGGCAAATCAAGATTTTTCACAACAACAAAATTTATCAAGCCAATGCTTCGCCCCTACAGTCTATACGGGTGAAACAATTAAAATTAATGGGACAAAACCACAATCTTTGGCGGCAATAACTCAAAATTATAAATCAGTTTCTACACGCCAAATTAATCGGATGAATAAAGCTAAAGGAAATGTAATTTGGCAGCGTAATTATTATGAACATATTATCCACAATGAGGAAGCATTAAATAATATTCGTGAATACATTGTCAACAATCCGATAAATTGGGTAAAAGATCAGGAAAATCCTGCTAATTTTCAGACAATGCAATTATTATCTAATAAAAATCCAATCAGATTTATTTAA